The genomic stretch CCGCAGCGGCTGGCCGGCGTCCTCGCGGTGCTCTACCTGATCTTCAATGAGGGCTACGACGAGCAGGACGCACGCCGGGCGCTGACGGCGGAGGCCATTCGCCTGGCCCGTGTCCTGGTCCGGCTGATGCCGCACGAACCCGAGCCACGCGGACTGCTCGCACTGATGTTGCTGCATGAGGCCCGGCGTCCGACGCGTACCGACCACGGCGTGCTGGTCACCCTGGAGCACCAGGACCGATCCCGATGGAACCAGGCGCTGATCACCGAGGGGGTGGCACTGCTCGACCAGGCGCTGGTCATGCGGCGTACCGGGCCTTATCAGGTGCAGGCCGCGATCGCCGCCTGCCACGCCACGGCGCCGGACGCGGCGGGCACGGACTGGCCGCAGATCGCGAGCCTGTACGCCGAGTTGGCCCGGCTGGCGCCGTCCCCGGTCGTGGACCTCAACCGCGCCGTGGCGGTCGCGATGGCCGACGGCATCCCGGCCGGTCTGGCCATGGTCGACCGGCTGACGGCGTCCGGCCGGCTCGCCGGCTACTACCTGCTCCCCGCGACCCGGGCCGATCTGCTGCGCCGCGCCGGTCGTACAGGGGAAGCCAAGGCGGCGTACGAGGAAGCCCTGAAGCTGGCACCGACCGAGACCGAGCGCCGCTACCTGACCAGCCGGCTCGAAGAACTTTGAGAATTTTCTTCAGCCGATGTCGATGTGGTCCGGCCGCCTTCGTCGGTGGAGCGAAAGTCCACCGGAGTCGAAGGGAAAGATCGTGAACATCGACACCACCGCGCAAGCCCCCAAGATCGCAGACCGGGCCGGTTACCAGGCCGAACTGGACGCACTGCGGATCCGGGAGAAGGCGCACACCCACGAAGGCGACGCGATCGCGGCCGCACGCCGTCGGCTGCCGATGGTGGAGGTCGACGCCGCCGCCAAGCTGATCGGCCCGACCGGTCCGGTCACGCTGCTCGAGGTGTTCGAGGGCCGCCGGCAGCTGATCGCGTACTTCCACATGTGGCACACCGGCCACCCGGCCGCTGAGCAGTGCGCGGGTTGCACGTTCTTCAACAGCCAGGTCCGGGAGCTGTCCTACCTGCACGCGCGCGGCGTCACCTACGCGACGTTGTGCCAGGGCCCGTACGAGGAGAGCGTCCGCTACCGCGACTTCATGGGCTGGGACGTGCCGTGGTACTCCGCGGCAGAGTCCATCGACGCGCTGATGGCGGGGCGCGGCCCGTTCATGCTGGCGTGCTACCTGCGGCAGGGCGACCGGGTCTTCGAGACCTACTGGACCACCGGCCGCGGCGTCGAGGTGATGGACCAGACCTACGGCCTGCTGGACAGGACCGTGTACGGGCGGCAAGAGCCGTGGGAGGACTCGCCCGACGGCTGGCCGCAGATCACTGGCGACTACTCCCGCACCAACGGACGTCCCACCGCCCAGTGGTCCCGCCTGGAAGCCGGACGCTCCGACGACCTCACCGGCGGACACTGACAGAAGGGGCACACCGACCATCAGTACGGAGGGCTGGCCACCGTCCGGCGGCCAGCCCTTTTCGAATGCTCAGTCCCGGCTCAGCTTGACGCTGCGAGGCGCGTCGAGGACCGTTCCCCGCGTGCGCTGGGAGCACGCGAGCTACGCCGTGGCTTCCTCGAGCTCGGCGGCGTTGTCCGCCCGGGCCGGCAGGAGCAGGGCGGTGACGACCACAGCCACGGACAGCACCGCGCCGATGATGAAGGCCAGCCGCATGCCGTCGAGGTTGGCGACCACCTCGGTGACTCCTGCGGATCTCAGGGCATCGGCTCGCGCGCCCATCACGGTGATCACGAGCGCGGTGCCGAAGGCCGCGGCGACCTGCTGCAGCGTGCTCAGGATCGAGCTGCCGTGGGAGTAGAGGTGCGGAGGAACCGCTCCGAGCCCGAGAGTGAACACCGGGGTGAAGGTCGCGGCCAGACTCACCATCAGCAGCGCGTGCAGGCCGAGAAGCTGCCAGTAGGGCATGGTCATCGTGACCTGGGTGAAGCCGACGAGCGCGAGCATGATCCCGATCGCGCCGGGGATCACCAGAACGCGGCCGCCGAACTTGTCGAACAGTCGGCCGACGGTCGGACCCAGCAGTCCCATCGCGAGGCCGCCCGGCATCACGAGGAGTCCGGTCTCCAGGGCGCTGAGCCCACGGACGTTCTGCAGGTACAGCGGCAGCATGATCATCGAGCCGAGCATCGCCATGAAGGCCACCGACATCAGGATCAGCGCGACCGTGTAGGTGCGGTGGAGCAGGGTGCGCAGGTCCATCAGCGGCACATCGCGCTTCTGCAACGACAGCTGGCGGACCACGAAGACGGCGATAGCGATCAGGCCCGCCACCACGATTCCCGAGGCAACGCCGACGTCCCGGCCCTCGAACTGGCTGAGCCCGTAGACCAGGCCGCCGAAACCGGCTGCGGCGGTTGCCACGCTGAACCAGTCGATGGTGCTGAACTGGGGCTCTCCGACGTTCTTGAGCTGCTTCAGGCCGCGCCAGGCGATCAGGGCGGCGATGGGGAACACCACGGCGAACAGCAGCCGCCAGGACCCGAACTGGAGGATCACCCCTGAGACGGCCGGGCCCATTGCGGGCGCGACCGAGATGGCCAGCGTGACGTTGCCCATCACCCGGCCCCGGTCGGACTCGGGCACCACCTGCATCAGCGTGGTCATCAGCAGCGGCATCATCACGGCCGTCCCGGACGCCTGGATGATGCGGGCGCCCAGCAGTATCTCGAACGACGGCGCGATGGCGGCCAACGCCGTGCCGAGCAGGAAAAGGATCATCGCGGTGGTGTATGCGCTGCGGGTGGACACGCGCTGGAGGAACCACCCGGTGATGGGGATGACCGCGGCCATGGTCAGCATGAAGGCGGTCGAGAGCCACTGGGCGGTCTGCTCGGTGATGTGCAGCGCGTCCATCAACCTCGGGATCGCATTGATCATGATCGTCTCATTGAGGATGACCACGAATGTGGCGAGCACGAGCAGCCGGATCACGGCCGGGGTGCGACCTGGAACGGCCGCCTCGGACTTGGCGGGTGAGTCAAGCTGTGGGCTGGGCACGGCACCTCGATCGGGATTGTCATGTACAACGTGGTCATGGCTGGCATCCCAGCCGTCGGTCTCGCAAGTAGTCCTCGTCATGCACATACTGACTGTCAGCACCGACAGAACTCATCGACCGAGCCCAGCATTCCGGCAAGCGATGCGACATGTCACCCGGTTTTCGCCGACGGCCGACGACCTCCAGGTCATGCGAAGGAGCACCCGTATCGCTACCTGGCCTGCGTGAACACCGGCCACACGTGGACGTCGCCACGCCGTCCCAGCCGGTCGTGTACCGGCGGGACGGCCTGTTCCTGGCGGAGGTGCCCCGGATGGCTATCGTGACCGTCGCGCAGAAGGCCTGACGCGCTCAGACCTCTTCCACGCTGCTCGGCTCACGCCGGGACAGATCGATACCGAGCTCCTCCGCGGCGCGGAAGACGTCCTCGTCGGTGTCGCGCATCTCGATGGACATGCCGTCGCTGGAGAGCACCTCGACGTTCAGGCACAGCGACTGCATTTCCTTGATGAGCACCTTGAAGGACTCCGGAATGCCGGGCTCGGGGATGTTCTCGCCCTTGACGATGGCCTCGTAGACCTTCACGCGGCCGAGGACGTCGTCGGACTTGATGGTCAGCAGCTCCTGCAGGGCGTAGGCGGCGCCGTACCCCTCCAGCGCCCACACCTCCATCTCACCGAAGCGCTGCCCACCGAACTGGGCCTTACCACCGAGCGGCTGCTGGGTGATCATGGAGTAGGGGCCGGTCGACCGAGCGTGAATCTTGTCGTCGACCAGGTGGAGCAGCTTGAGGATGTAGATGTAGCCCACCGCGATGGGATAGGGGAACGGCTCACCACTGCGACCGTCGAACAGCCGGGCCTTCCCGCTGCGCTGCACCAGCCGATCCCCGTCACGGTTCGGGACGGTGCTGTCGAGCAGCCCGATGATCTCCTCTTCGGTGGCGCCGTCGAAGACGGGCGTGGCTATGTTGGTGCGCGGCTCGATCCTCTCGAAGCCCTTCTCGCGCAGCCGGTCGGCCCAGGCCTCCTGGATGCCGGAGATGTCCCAGCCTCTGGCGGCGATCCAGCCGAGGTGGGTCTCCAGCACCTGGCCGACGTTCATCCGGCCGGGCACGCCCAGCGGGTTGAGGATGATGTCGACCGGGGTGCCGTCCTCCAGGAACGGCATGTCCTCGACCGGCAGGATCTTGGAGATGACACCCTTGTTGCCGTGCCGGCCGGCCAGCTTGTCACCATCGGTGATCTTACGCTTCTGCGCCACATAG from Nonomuraea polychroma encodes the following:
- a CDS encoding DUF899 family protein; protein product: MNIDTTAQAPKIADRAGYQAELDALRIREKAHTHEGDAIAAARRRLPMVEVDAAAKLIGPTGPVTLLEVFEGRRQLIAYFHMWHTGHPAAEQCAGCTFFNSQVRELSYLHARGVTYATLCQGPYEESVRYRDFMGWDVPWYSAAESIDALMAGRGPFMLACYLRQGDRVFETYWTTGRGVEVMDQTYGLLDRTVYGRQEPWEDSPDGWPQITGDYSRTNGRPTAQWSRLEAGRSDDLTGGH
- a CDS encoding MDR family MFS transporter produces the protein MPSPQLDSPAKSEAAVPGRTPAVIRLLVLATFVVILNETIMINAIPRLMDALHITEQTAQWLSTAFMLTMAAVIPITGWFLQRVSTRSAYTTAMILFLLGTALAAIAPSFEILLGARIIQASGTAVMMPLLMTTLMQVVPESDRGRVMGNVTLAISVAPAMGPAVSGVILQFGSWRLLFAVVFPIAALIAWRGLKQLKNVGEPQFSTIDWFSVATAAAGFGGLVYGLSQFEGRDVGVASGIVVAGLIAIAVFVVRQLSLQKRDVPLMDLRTLLHRTYTVALILMSVAFMAMLGSMIMLPLYLQNVRGLSALETGLLVMPGGLAMGLLGPTVGRLFDKFGGRVLVIPGAIGIMLALVGFTQVTMTMPYWQLLGLHALLMVSLAATFTPVFTLGLGAVPPHLYSHGSSILSTLQQVAAAFGTALVITVMGARADALRSAGVTEVVANLDGMRLAFIIGAVLSVAVVVTALLLPARADNAAELEEATA
- a CDS encoding RNA polymerase sigma factor, whose amino-acid sequence is MTSPNDSADDRVRAAVDAAFRDEWGQVVATLIGLTGDWDLAEDCAQDAFAAALVTWPRDGVPRRPGAWLTTTARNRAIDRLRRDAAGAAKLRRLAVPADDPDESPVEEIPDERLRLIFTCCHPALPFAARVALTLRTLAGLTTAEIARAFLTAEPAMAQRLVRAKRKIAEAGIPYRVPSAELLPQRLAGVLAVLYLIFNEGYDEQDARRALTAEAIRLARVLVRLMPHEPEPRGLLALMLLHEARRPTRTDHGVLVTLEHQDRSRWNQALITEGVALLDQALVMRRTGPYQVQAAIAACHATAPDAAGTDWPQIASLYAELARLAPSPVVDLNRAVAVAMADGIPAGLAMVDRLTASGRLAGYYLLPATRADLLRRAGRTGEAKAAYEEALKLAPTETERRYLTSRLEEL